Sequence from the Phragmites australis chromosome 11, lpPhrAust1.1, whole genome shotgun sequence genome:
GGAGTGACCGAGGGACAGATCAGTTCACCAGAAATCGGTAATCCGATCAGCATGAAGACGTCCTGCAGCGTGACTGCCATCTCTCCAAACGGCATGTGGAACATGTGTGTCTCCAGCCTCCATCGATCCACCAAAGCTGAAATAAGGGAAAGGTCATACGGGAACCAACATGACCGCTCCATCAGGCCCCCGTCCTCCTGACCCTCAGCCACCTGATGCAGACCCACGTCCTCATCTATGGCCTGAAGCATCTGTGCAAGCGGAAGAAGTCCTGGGCAACCCAACCTACAAATACATGACCTGATTAGTTACGATAAATTAAATCATCTATGTAAATTGAACAATTTGTACAACATGTCAAACTAGTCCGGGTGCAGTCGCCAAGCCGTCTTTGGTGCATGAATCCATAAAACAGGAATACTCGAAGCATCACGTGTGGCGTGTAAGAAGCCACAGTGACGCTTGTCCACAGAACGATCGAGAAGCTCGTATGATGCCTCCATTTCTTCAAAAACAGACCAACATAGAACACATAATTATTGTAAATTGATGATCACATAATTAATACGTCAACAACATAAACCATACACAAGCTACTTTATATGATAGAGAGAACATAAATGAAAACAGTTAGTTTTTACATCAACAacataaaaattacacaaataATACATCTGAGTTtttacatcaagaacataaaagtcacccaaataaataaagaaacacATTGTTCCTAAATAGCATATCCAGCAAGGTCTACCCCAGTCCCGTGCACTACTTGTCCTCCACGTGAAACTCTCCCACGTCTACTACCGGTGGATGGTCCTGCTCCAGCATCGCCACGGTTAGAGTGTGGGCATTCCTTTGCCTTGTGACTATACTCATCACACTCACTACACCTCCTGACAGGGTCACCAACTTCAGCTTCATTCATATCATTACGAATACGCTTAGTCTGCGGTCGACCACCTTTTCCATGGGGATGTCTAAGTAACATCACAGGGGGCAGACATATCGGCATATCTCTATCGTAAACTGCGAAGTCACCATGCGCACTGAATCCACGGAACTCTTCAGTCCAAGTCAGCACCatattttccttcaagtaaaaTGGTGACACATATACTGAGCTTCCCACACCCACTTGTGATAATGCAGCCAGCAAATGAGAACATGGGACATGTAAAAGCTTTGGTTTGTTGCAGGAGCATTCACACCATCCATTGAAAACTTGCCCTGCGTTCACCTCATGAGTGACAATTCTGGTATCGCTCCCCACTCCTCCTTTTGATCTCAGGGTTATCTCGAAGTGGTGCTCATTGACGCCCATGCTACGAACCATATGTTGTACTgccttcgtgttcttcttttgGAGGTACTCCATCATCCATTGGGCGTACGGTGTACGCATTGTTGTACAGTGACTCATAGCAGCAGCATGCCTCTTCTGGTAGTAACCAATAATACCGTACAATATTCCCTCAACGAATGCAACAATAGGGAGTCCACGCAGCCCTCTGatgacccaattgtaaacctctgctataTTGGTAGTCATGACACCATACCTACCAAATAACATCAAAACAAATAGGTATCAAGTTTCAAATATAATAGCTCACACTATACATATTCGATAAAGACATGGCCCAGTACACGAACCTAGCACCTCTGGTGTCATAGAGTAAGGAccacttctcctttggctcTGTCTCAATCCAatgcaagaaacatttgatgtttCTTGCTGACCTTCTTCTCATATTAGGAGGATCAATGCCTTCTCCAAGAGGAGGCAGCGCCTTCGGTACAGTGTCATCACCAGTAGACAGCTCCTTATTTCTCTCCTGCACATGCATCCTTGTTTCCTTATCCAACTCCTTCCACAAAACATCAAACTTGTGAATTTGGTTCTGGTTGCacagcctcttgaacatgtccATCAGTGCTTTGCTCTTGAATTGCTTGTGGAAATTTGCTCCCACgtgacgcatgcaccacctattTTGCAGGTCATGCCAAGGGAACAGCTCACTTGAATCTTCTTGCAGTGTCTTTATAACAGATAAGATCCCAACATGTATGTATTATGCAAACGTTAGGTCGATCACAGACAACCCCAACCTTAAGATGCCTAAAAAATCAGAGCCAGCTCAACCTACTCTCACCTTCCACAAACACAAATGTCAAAGGAAGTATCTGGTTATTTGTATCAACACCAACTGCAGTGAGAATCTggcctttgtacttcccagtcaagaATATACCATCCACGCAAAGCAAAAGACGACAATGCTGGAAGGACAGAATACACTGACCTAAAAAAAACACCCCGGAAAATCCTAGGCTGGTTTTCATCAAGTTCAGTCTCCTTGAAAGCAGTATATGTGCCAGGGTTCCTGACCTTCAGAATTTCAAGCACGCAGGCTAGGTTGCAATAAGAAGCCTCATATGTACCCCCACCGCTTTTCCAAGGCTTTCTGCTTTGCATGCCaagccttttgataagtaatctcatatttCAACTATCGTAATATTGATCGTTGGATGAATGAGTATTCCATGTCCCGCTTCTGAATAATCTCaatgaacaattcatttgcaactagtgCAGCAGTGAGGTTGCGGTGCTTTCAACCAATATTTTCTAGCATACAATTGTGTTGAACCACTCTTGAGGCTACCCAATGGGTCGAATGCTTCAacttgtatgcatgaacataaaagctgTATCCAGGAGTTCTGCACTTCACACTATACTTTCCTGGGCTTGAGACAGCAACAAATATCTCTCTATGTGTCACTGCCCACTGTACCATTGCATCCTTTATTTCAGACCAATTGGGGAACACCTGATTTAGGTGAACCATACTTGAACCATATTCCCAAGGGGAGTCATGGTTCTCCTTAACTTGCATCCTCGCTTTGTCAGGCAAGTTCCATTCATCTGGGATGACAGGATTAGAGCAgtcatcgtcttcatcatcctcatcatcaccatcatcttcatctagatTTACAGATTCTAATAAAGATTCTTCCTCATGAATTACGTTAGGGTCTACGTTCTCGAGCTCCacaatgatttcttcaatttcctccccTATATCAGCCTGACCCTCCTCAACCTCTGTCGTCTGCCTATGCACAACAACCTCTGCCTCAATCATCTGCATTTGTTCAACTTTCTCCGTCGACACTGCATGCCCGCATGTATCCTCTTCTTCCACTGGAGTTGCTGCACTGCTACTGTTATCCGCTTCTCTTGGACATGGTTGCACCAGGATATTGAACTCAGCCCGATGCCGAATAcaccactccaaccatttcaaccacttgtcCGTCCGATACACTGGCTTTAACTCCCAACAAACTGAATTTAACGTATAAGTCCACATGCATTACACTATAACAGAATAAATCTGAAGGCCAAGCTGAAAGTATTGGGTGAACCACattttcatctccttcatccttgtacccttagggtttgggtgctcaaggatggtaaatagaaaattgctcaaatcaacacctGCTGGACCGTTACAGATTTGACCATTTCCATATAATACTCTAAGATTTATAAAGTTTGACATAATTGtcacttaaaaaatatatcaattagaaataaaaataaattacattCATACATTACGACTATCTTAAAATTGACTAACGCAATAACCATGTCGACCCAGCGTTTCTTGTCCTACAATCAAAAAGTACTATAGTCTTCGTTTCCTAAAATCTAATCCATATTATTGTCCTAAATCTACATCGGGGATATCgttattaaataaatatattactagcaccaacaaatttaatataattaattcgcaacaacttaataattaataccatttgatATTAGGAGTCTTGCGAATTTTCAAAAACATAATGTtcattgaattttaaaattttaacataaatacttTGGTGCTGCATTGCTTTTTGGATCCTCaatttgttttattgttttctgtTGCAAACCACTAGTTCTAAGTTACAAATAATTCAATAAATACCGTACTTTAGTGTAACGCATAATAATACAATCTTATAATATAATCTTACATACATCATCTTAACTAGAGTACCGATATCTAATTTTTGCACGCACATatgttttattttcttaacctaaTACTAAAATAATGTAATACAAAGATTTCTACCTAAAATAAACATTTACAGACgccaaattatttttctactccCTAATTCAATGTAAATACAAATAGATTGATAGACATACGTctaaaatcacaataaaaaggaaaaaattaccACAAcgattcttcttcctcctccccttctccttcctcctccgccttctcctacctcctcccttcttcctcctcccttcctccgcctctcttcctcctctcttcttcctcttttctcttctctcttctcctctctgctGGTGTGCTCCTCTCTGCGCGGTCGCACGACCCGCAGAAGCAAAtgagaaggcacggcagccaTGCGGGTGGAGAAAATAGTGTTTTCACTGTACGGTACGGcgaataggtattatttttaaattttcttattttcagtattatttctgtaatatccgtacataaaaaataatatttaaaaatcgATCAAGATGAGCCTTTTTGTCTCGATTCTATTGTGCTGTGCCACCGGCAATTTGGTGTGGATAGTTGTGTGATGCGAATTTGTCTGTTCAGCTCAAATTGTTGGCCACAAAGAATTTGAACGCGGTGAATTTAAATGGGACATTCAAGCCATATGCATTGATCACTTGTGGCAGAGAGAAGCTTTTCATGTGATCACACTAATTCATTCAATACTTTTGTGTATATTCTTTTCTTCTACGCTATCTATTAGAAAACATGTTTATTTGGATTATTCGAGTTGTTTCAAGTTGTCACACATGGGTTTGGAAGGAGTTCCATTTCCGGCCTATTTCTCATACTTCAAAATGTGGCAAATTGTAATTTTTTGGCCTTGGCTACATTCTATCTTCCCTTCGAAAGGACACAGAGTGATACCTAGACCTTTGCTAAAAGAAAGGGTATTTGGGGGCAAAAGTGATAACTCTGTGATGTTTTTTATTGAATTGAAGCTTGGAAAAGAAAGGGATAAACCTCATTGCCTTTGTAAAGATGTACATATTATGCGTATTAAATAAGCTAGGTTCAAAGGAAAACACTATAAATGAAACATTAttacctaatttttttataagcTCATGGGTGGTTTGagatattttcaaaaaaatgggGCATGTAGGGTTGATTAGAGATAGGACAATAACAGGACAAGCTGACTTTTGATCTAGCAGTGCCAATCATAGGCAAGGTTCACCAATTTGTTTGACATTCGAATACCGGACCCCAAAAAGTTTCTGAAATTTATGACTATCATGAAAATCACTCAAAATTCAGTGAGAATTCACTCAAAATTCAATCAGTCAGATTTGTAAATCAGAGGAAAAAATCGATCAAATCAACATTTGGTAACTACTCAATTTGGACTGAAAACCAGCCGCACTACACCGAAAACCGACCACATTTTCCgcattttgaacaaaatttttgAAAATCGTTCGGGTTTACCAATTTACCGAGTGAATTTCCCGAATTGCAGTGAAGTTtaacaaaaaaccaaaaaaaatggctcaaccttgtaaaatcaataaataattcatctgagtttcaaatcaagtgaaaaaaaaaatttggttccttgtaacatgatctacatgataaaagtatttatactcataaaaaacctgaatattttctgtgagaaaatgtatttgctaaacctaattaaatgcatagttaattttttgctaatccaaaaatcatgaaaccaatttgttagtcttcttacatgatcctatgtcttttaaaaatacatgaactcatgaaatagttattgtaacatgcatgattgtgtaaatatgttgcaactagattaattcataactaacccatcacacctccaaaattagtgaaaccacttttattagtttacttatactattatttatgtaggaaaaataatggtagacatgaaaaagttaattacaatgttgtttattaacatgttcactttatgcttgtgcaCTTTGTAAAAaccatgaagaaattaattaaaatctaaatgaagtgaaaccaattttaaagatcctcttaataTACACCctacaaataaaaaacatgTGTTTGCATGACAagattttccttaacatgatggGCCAAATCATCACGTTCATCCGGCCTATTtcagcatttttctttttttttaacttcctcttcatgaaatatgatgcaaacaacattatttttgagaaaaaaattcacagaagctcttagaattatctctagtattttaaaaaaaatgttatttttttgcgtttttgaattcaaattcgaaaatcAGTTAATCTCTAAATATGGGGCGGACCAAATTGGTCGATATTCGCGATATTCAAGCGGTTTTCAGCGAATTGTTGAACCCTGGTCATAGGTAGCAAAAGAGAGGAAACAAAGGGTGACTCCCCTCAAGATTGTGCCAACTGCTAAAAGTCTTGTGAAATCAGAGAGACTTGTAGGGAATTAGATTATTGTAATAGGGATGTGTAAATAATTAATGCACATGATATCCTGAGTTTGTTTAAATATAGgttattgtaattttttatattgtAGTTTGTTTAAACTTTTGAATTTTATTGTAATGTTACTGATTTCATATGTATACTCTAGTCATAATATCATTAATTATATGTGTGTTAAATGTCTATGTTTATTGGTGGGAGATTGGGGTACACTTAAGTCTTATGCATGGAGTGCAATTTTCTGGCACGACTCGGTGATCAAGCCGTGCGGAGAGGATAGGATAGGATCGTAGGACCCATCGGTAGATAGATATTGTTTTCCCACTTGGATCGCCATCGCGAACGAAGCCCGTCAGTCCCTGTCCCTGTCCCTGTCCCTGCTCCTCGCTTATCAATCCATCGGCAGCTCCTGCGGAAACCGGGGCACTTGCCGCACACAGCTAGCCATATTACCACAATGCCCCGGGCTTTTTATCCGAATCTCTCTCCAAATGGAGCAGCCCCACGCCCCCACCGGGGGGCAACACCGTCAGGCGTCAGACTACCATGCACGGAAGAGCCACGTCAGCTAAGATTCTCCCTCCATATACATAGacagctcctcctccgcctctcaTCATCAGCATTCAGCACTCAGAGAGTGAGAGGTTGAGCTAGCTGTTAACTTGAGTTAGTTTTCCAGCTCAGAAAGCCAGGATTACACATTGCAGATACATGGAGAGTGGATCCGGACCAGCTTCTTCCCCGCGgcgggtggtggtggcggtggacgAGAGCGAGGAGAGCATGCACGCGCTCAACTGGTGCCTCACCAACGTCGTCTCCGCCGCCCCGGCCAGCaaggcgccgccgcccgccgtcgTGCTCGTCCACGCCCGCCCGCCGCGCCCCCTCTACCCGGCCATCGACGGCGCCGGTGAGTGATGAGCAGTGAGCACAAGTGCACAACCGCCGTTTCGTTTTGTCTTTTGCTTCCGTAGGATGCCCGCTCACGGACCGCAAATGCAGGGTACGCGCTGACGCAGCACGTGGTGGACAGCATGGACCAGTACTTCGACAAGGCGGCCGACGCCGTGGTCGCCAAGGCCCGGAGCATCTGCACGGCGTTCCCCGACGTACGCTTACGTAAAATTTGGTAATCGTCGCCGACGGCAAGTATATGAGAATCTCATCGCATTTGCACGGGGCGCAGGTGCAAGTTGAGGCGCGCGTGGAGAGAGGCGATGCGCGCGACGTGATCTGCAGTGCCGCGGAGAAGGCCGGCGCCGACATGCTCGTCATTGGCAGCCACGGCCACGGCTTCTTCCAAAGGTTAAACCACCATTATTTCTAGCTACATGCCATCTGAGCCACACTTACGCATAATATGGACAGATGCTACTCGCTTTGGATTTTGATAATTTGTCTGCTTCATGCAGGGCGTTGCTGGGGAGCGTGAGCAACCACTGCGTGCAGAACTGCAGGTGCCCGGTCGTGGTCGTCAAGAGGCCCGACACAGGCGACAGGCAGCACGGATCCTGACGCACTGCATCCACAATCCTGGCTTTGTTCCTTGCTAGGATGAAATCATCCGTGTATAAGTGTATGTATATAATGGTTATGGTCGTTCTTGTTGGTGCTTGCTCGAGGATCGATAAAATCGTCCgagtaaaaatgtatataatgTTATTGGTCGTTCTTGTGTACGTATACCTACTGGATTATATACAAATGTAGTGTATGCGCATACATGTTACTTCATATACACGCACGTATAATAATAAGATTTCGCATTACAAATATTTAATTGAAATATACTATGAAAAATATGGTAAGGGTTGCTTTGTTCAGTTGCTGCTTGTGGTCTTCACTCTTCTACACGTAAGAAACTAACTATAGTGACTCCGTATTAGTAAAGACTGACTagaatccatcactaatgattcaTTAGCGACGGATTTAGTGGTGACGTGTTACTAATGTCATCTTAGGTTAGGATCTGTATcaaacctgtcactaatgacagatcattagtgacgggtgaaaataTCACCTATCATGACAGGGGTCCATATCCATGTATacatatgtgtgcatacattgattttataaaaaaattgccTGATGTTTCCTACAACCATTTGGGATAATCCTTCTCTGATATAGCCACTGTGGACAATAAATCTCTCAATCGTCTCAATTGATCTTGTGTCCATCAAGCTACCTTCTGAATGACAAGTGCCAGTGTTGATTAGCAAGTGTGGCCACCGAAACTTCTTGTTCATAACATTCAGCATTAAGTTCAGGGAACTTGTTTTTGAATCTCTGTTTGTTTAGTCTTTCTTTTTCAGTTTGTGTCTATCTGCTcagtgtttgtttgtttgctttcttcttcttttttctgtttGTCTTTTCTTGTGTTATACTGGTTTGTTCCTTCTCCTTTTAATAAAATGGCATGTAACTCTAATGCGcgtctgagaaaaaaaaatacttgccACACCGTGAATCATTCCAGAAATCAGTATTGTTGCCTCTACCTATTACCATAATTCTTCCTTTCAGATAATATTCTTTGACTTTAAGCTTTTACTTTAAGTTGAAGAATATTGAGGTTCTtcacatatttttttccttaatgTCTTGCCATAACCCATCTGAGTGTTCTAACTTTCACCACCGTTTACAAAGAAGACTAATGTTCAATTTCCTTAAATTTTGTATTCCTAGACTGCCCTTCTTTTTTGGTTTACAAATTTTGCTCCACTTGACAAgatgatatttcttttttgtgcCCACCTTGCCCAAAAAAATCATTTCCTTGTTCTGTCCATAGACATGTGGTAAATACGTGCATCAAGGGATGGTTAGGTGACTAACCTTATCTGCAGTTGTGGACTGCGACAGCAGAACCGACAAGTCCATGTCCCTGTTGGACCGCTACTGCCTTGAGCTGGCCATATGTCAGATTCCCAACAAGCTGGTCAAACGATAAAAATCAATCCCAAAGCACCATCATCTGTCTGTGTATAACATGGATGAGAGACCCATTGATTGATGAATAGTTTGAAGCACATCTGATCTGAACGCTTATCTTGGCAGCTCAATTCTAGGCGCATGCCTCACCTTATGGTAATTCTAGCAAAGCCGCAGAGAAGAATTCCAAAACGTTGCACCAATCGCCCTGTGAATTTTCGCAGATCTCTCATTTGCTTGTTTTGTTTGTACATTTGCCTTAGTGGACAAGACAAGTGAGAAGGCTTCCCTTTtgtaaaatatacaaaatttgcaTGTAGGTTTCCTTGGTAACTGTCAGATAAGTTGCAGCAATGAATAACAATCAGATATGAAAATCCAAGTGCATCAATTTTGACAATATTTCCTCGCCCGCCAGCTCAGTGTAGGTAAACATGCTTCCCAAAATTTGCATCATGCCTACTCAGTTATTGTATTGTATATTCTCAAAATTGCTCATTTGGTAGAGCCTTCAGCTGAGAAGCTGCTCATCCGGTCTCAAACCTCGGTGCTCATAGGTCGTGTGATTATGTCACTAAAGATTCGGTATTCCTCTCTCTTCAAGCAAAGCAATGAGGTTCGGTATTCCTCTCTCTTCAAGCAAAGCCAAGTGGATGTCTAGaagcgagtttttttttatcaggtTCATCCACGGAACCACTGCCCAACGTGACATATGACTAGAAGCTTATGCCTCTCTGGAAAGCGATGTGGCATCAAAACTCACGAGTCCTTGTCATGGCAGCGACGACCCTGACCTGATCCTTGTGCTTCCTTGAGGATTCCAACCAGTCGGATGAAAAGTCACCCTGCCGAAGCATTGTCATCTGGCTGAATACTCAGATGAAAAGTCTAACTAGAAGTGCTTATCTTCTGCAGGATAGTTTTTACTAAGTCACAAGCTGCAAATTAATATTCCAAAACGTTGGACCGGGGCCCCTGTTTGACTAAGTCCACGGCTCTATCAGAGCTTCCATACAAAATTCATTGGAGCACTTGCATCTGCAATACAGTAGTACCAGCTCTGCTCGTCCCAACTCTGAAGCTAAGACCATCTCTGCAACCATGGCTACTGTCCTTTCAGCTCTTGCCCTCCTCTCTATGCTCGCTCTAGCCGTGGGTGCTGCGCCTCACGATACTCTCCCACTGAAATCATCTCTCGTCGTAGAAGAGTATGAAACCCAAATCCTACAGTCATCGGATGGCACATTCTCCTGTGGATTCTACTACATCTACACCAACGCCTTCACCTTCTCCATATGGTACTCCAATTCGGTTGACAAGGCCG
This genomic interval carries:
- the LOC133885934 gene encoding uncharacterized protein LOC133885934 is translated as MESGSGPASSPRRVVVAVDESEESMHALNWCLTNVVSAAPASKAPPPAVVLVHARPPRPLYPAIDGAGYALTQHVVDSMDQYFDKAADAVVAKARSICTAFPDVQVEARVERGDARDVICSAAEKAGADMLVIGSHGHGFFQRALLGSVSNHCVQNCRCPVVVVKRPDTGDRQHGS